Proteins encoded in a region of the Candidatus Moanabacter tarae genome:
- the gloA_3 gene encoding Lactoylglutathione lyase has translation MNKFLHTRVRVSDLEKSINYYCDNFDFVLKSRNDKSPAGNQIVHLELPGNETTLELTYSPDYEVNIPDDLMHLAIGVPDIIEYCDRLEKNGLEIWPDGWREQFVSGLKMAFVDDPDGYEIEILES, from the coding sequence ATGAATAAATTCCTCCATACCCGAGTGCGTGTCAGTGATTTAGAGAAATCTATAAATTATTATTGTGATAACTTCGACTTCGTTTTGAAAAGTCGAAACGACAAGTCGCCTGCCGGAAATCAGATCGTGCACCTCGAATTGCCTGGGAATGAAACAACTCTAGAGCTAACTTATTCGCCCGACTATGAGGTAAATATACCAGATGACCTTATGCACTTAGCGATTGGAGTTCCGGACATCATAGAATATTGTGATCGCTTGGAAAAGAATGGTCTGGAGATTTGGCCTGACGGTTGGCGCGAGCAGTTCGTCTCTGGACTTAAAATGGCATTCGTGGATGATCCGGATGGATACGAGATTGAGATCCTCGAGAGTTAG
- a CDS encoding L-talarate/galactarate dehydratase: MKIAHVNTSLVRIPVEKPTSISTRQLSAREYVVVSVESDSGETGHGYTYAGTVAGYSTLSFVKDVFIPLILDCDPHLIERLWSKMYQEVLLSGRRGAAIRALSAVDIALWDLLAKSAGLPLYRLLGGSSDRVPAYASGGYYRPGDLLENVREEITAYQDLGFTDFKIKVGGSDFDTDVARVKVARETIGSSGRLALDANNAWKWPHEAIRFARAVETADIWWLEEPLSPDDFEGHAEVARTLEIPVATGEIHATRWEFRQLIEHHSADILQPDAAVLGGISEYMKIAHCAASFNLPLAPHWHANLHAQLIAAVSNGLTVEFFALEQDIYNFERLLTPDTRLRPTNGEIYLPDRHGIGIEFDQESINRWRVNS; the protein is encoded by the coding sequence GTGAAAATCGCCCACGTTAATACCTCCCTTGTCCGTATTCCCGTTGAAAAGCCGACCTCAATCTCAACTAGGCAGCTCAGCGCAAGAGAATACGTCGTTGTTTCGGTAGAATCTGATTCTGGAGAAACGGGACACGGCTACACCTATGCTGGAACAGTTGCTGGCTATTCTACCTTATCATTTGTTAAGGACGTCTTTATTCCTCTGATACTGGACTGCGATCCTCACCTTATTGAGCGCCTCTGGTCGAAAATGTACCAAGAAGTTTTACTCTCAGGTCGCCGTGGAGCTGCCATTCGTGCTCTCTCTGCCGTTGATATCGCACTCTGGGACCTTTTGGCGAAATCCGCCGGACTTCCTCTCTACCGTCTCCTCGGAGGGAGTTCCGATCGAGTTCCTGCCTATGCTTCTGGCGGTTATTATCGTCCTGGTGATTTGCTTGAAAATGTACGCGAGGAGATAACAGCTTACCAAGATCTCGGTTTCACTGACTTTAAAATCAAGGTAGGAGGTTCAGATTTTGACACTGATGTCGCCCGCGTAAAGGTCGCACGTGAAACCATCGGTTCCAGTGGTCGCCTTGCTCTCGATGCAAACAATGCATGGAAGTGGCCCCATGAAGCAATCCGGTTCGCTCGTGCAGTTGAAACTGCCGATATTTGGTGGCTCGAAGAACCGCTATCACCTGATGATTTCGAGGGGCACGCAGAAGTCGCCCGCACCCTTGAAATTCCGGTTGCCACTGGCGAAATTCACGCCACCCGATGGGAATTTCGCCAGCTTATAGAACATCATTCTGCCGATATCCTTCAACCCGACGCCGCTGTTCTTGGAGGGATTTCGGAATATATGAAAATCGCTCATTGTGCCGCCTCGTTCAATCTTCCATTAGCCCCTCACTGGCACGCGAATCTACATGCCCAGCTCATCGCTGCTGTCAGCAACGGCCTAACAGTCGAATTTTTTGCCTTAGAACAGGACATCTATAATTTCGAACGCCTCCTTACTCCAGACACCCGCCTAAGGCCAACTAACGGCGAAATCTACTTACCCGATCGACATGGAATTGGCATTGAATTTGACCAAGAATCCATCAATCGCTGGAGGGTTAATTCGTGA
- the linC_1 gene encoding 2,5-dichloro-2,5-cyclohexadiene-1,4-diol dehydrogenase: MKEWFAGNVALVTGSASGIGRATALAFAREGAKTVVSDMYEKGAGETVNMIEDFGGEATFVRADVTVSDEVKVLIRKTIETYGRLDFAFNNAGIEREISNPDQRHAEETFQTLIDTNLKGAWLCMKYQIPQMLEQGSGAIVNSSSVAGLVGIPDQPIYVASKHGVAGLTKSAAVEYAGRGIRINAVCPGLVNTPLMDRIYASNPDLKAEADSWQPIGRVGKPEEIAEAVIWLCSDKASFVIGHMMTVDGGLVVQ; encoded by the coding sequence ATGAAAGAATGGTTCGCGGGTAACGTCGCACTTGTAACTGGTAGTGCATCTGGGATAGGTCGGGCCACTGCTCTAGCCTTTGCTCGAGAGGGTGCCAAGACAGTTGTCTCCGACATGTATGAAAAAGGTGCTGGTGAGACTGTTAACATGATTGAAGACTTTGGCGGAGAGGCAACCTTCGTTAGAGCCGATGTAACGGTTTCTGACGAGGTCAAGGTTCTGATTCGCAAGACTATTGAGACCTATGGCCGACTCGATTTTGCCTTTAATAACGCAGGTATTGAGCGGGAAATTTCCAATCCAGACCAGCGACATGCTGAGGAGACTTTCCAAACGCTGATCGATACAAACCTTAAGGGGGCCTGGCTTTGTATGAAGTACCAAATCCCGCAGATGCTGGAACAAGGGTCCGGCGCAATTGTTAACAGCTCTTCAGTTGCAGGGTTGGTTGGTATACCTGATCAACCAATCTATGTGGCAAGTAAGCATGGGGTCGCCGGATTGACCAAGTCGGCCGCTGTGGAGTATGCGGGCCGGGGCATTCGTATCAATGCCGTGTGCCCGGGGCTAGTCAACACGCCGCTGATGGATCGTATCTACGCGAGCAACCCTGACTTAAAGGCGGAAGCTGATAGTTGGCAGCCGATTGGACGTGTCGGAAAGCCCGAGGAGATCGCTGAGGCTGTCATCTGGCTCTGTTCGGACAAAGCTTCATTTGTTATTGGCCATATGATGACGGTTGACGGTGGGCTTGTTGTCCAGTAG
- the nlhH gene encoding Carboxylesterase NlhH, with the protein MRKHLILLLFTLYISVTLTADETLCSEIAEPGPRIPAGIEIKRALAYKKVGETTLALDLYFPKGHSNESSFPLIVYVHGGGYRRGTRDEISAVQFMNETFLKPVAQGRYALASIDYRKASKKAPFPLLVEDTRDAVKWLSIRASEYHLDPERIGLVGETSGGHLVLLAGLDSKIGAGKPTANGKPPHPASFIMAFAPPADLTRIAKSVTDSGKKGDKKIYNQLKLGLGGRVDEIPEAYAASSPVNYFHSSSPPTLVIVGNQDKRREQAEWLREAAKETTAMLEVIVIKNAGDQAYRGYENMTPSIEELKSYLQSFISKHFNNTVSHK; encoded by the coding sequence ATGCGAAAACACCTCATTCTATTACTTTTCACACTCTATATATCCGTTACCCTAACTGCGGATGAAACGTTGTGTAGCGAAATAGCAGAACCCGGCCCTAGAATTCCAGCTGGGATTGAGATTAAGCGGGCTCTTGCTTATAAGAAAGTCGGAGAAACCACCCTCGCACTGGACCTCTATTTCCCCAAAGGGCATTCCAATGAATCGTCATTCCCTCTTATTGTTTACGTCCATGGTGGCGGCTACCGACGAGGCACTCGAGATGAAATTAGCGCTGTCCAATTTATGAATGAAACTTTCCTTAAGCCGGTTGCTCAGGGACGTTATGCCCTCGCATCAATCGACTATCGTAAAGCGAGCAAAAAGGCTCCCTTCCCTCTCTTGGTTGAGGATACGAGAGATGCCGTTAAGTGGCTCAGCATACGTGCTTCCGAATATCACCTCGACCCTGAACGAATCGGACTAGTCGGAGAAACAAGTGGTGGGCACTTGGTCTTATTGGCTGGCCTGGACAGCAAAATTGGGGCAGGGAAACCGACCGCCAATGGAAAGCCCCCTCATCCAGCTTCCTTTATCATGGCGTTTGCCCCTCCTGCTGATCTTACCCGTATCGCGAAAAGCGTTACTGACAGCGGTAAAAAGGGAGATAAGAAGATATATAACCAACTTAAGCTGGGGCTCGGCGGCAGGGTCGACGAGATTCCAGAAGCCTATGCAGCTTCCAGTCCTGTAAACTATTTTCATAGCTCTTCCCCACCTACTCTTGTCATTGTGGGAAACCAGGACAAAAGAAGGGAACAAGCCGAATGGCTTCGGGAAGCCGCCAAGGAAACAACGGCCATGCTTGAAGTGATCGTAATCAAAAACGCAGGGGATCAAGCCTACCGAGGCTACGAGAATATGACTCCTTCAATTGAGGAACTAAAATCGTACCTTCAGAGCTTCATTTCCAAGCATTTCAACAACACGGTCAGCCACAAATAA
- the nagAb gene encoding Naphthalene 1,2-dioxygenase/salicylate 5-hydroxylase systems, ferredoxin component: protein MGSNEYDVGAVSDFEKGRACRVQLAGKAIVLVRKEDSFFALRDVCPHQGASLSRGFVSGAIKPCLPGEEIVLDRVGEILICPWHGWEFDLRKGEAIANPHRGRVKTYPVRVERNRVVVAIY from the coding sequence ATGGGTTCAAATGAGTATGACGTTGGTGCGGTATCCGATTTTGAAAAAGGACGGGCCTGTCGAGTACAATTAGCCGGGAAGGCCATTGTTCTCGTTCGTAAGGAAGATTCCTTTTTCGCCCTTCGGGACGTTTGCCCTCATCAGGGAGCTTCCCTTTCGAGAGGATTCGTAAGCGGTGCTATCAAGCCATGTCTTCCGGGGGAAGAGATTGTACTTGATCGGGTCGGAGAGATCTTAATTTGTCCCTGGCACGGGTGGGAGTTTGACCTTAGAAAAGGTGAAGCGATTGCCAATCCACATCGTGGTCGGGTGAAAACTTACCCGGTGCGTGTGGAACGGAATCGAGTAGTGGTCGCAATTTATTGA
- the oleD gene encoding 2-alkyl-3-oxoalkanoate reductase, with protein sequence MAENKRKVLVTGGAGFVGSHLVKMLVDEGCEVRVLEKPGALTHHLPSDRVEIVHVDLRDPLGVKNAAEGCQVVLHLAANPNLWARDSEEFEQVNHQGTRNVLSAARKAGAGRIVHVSTESILSPKGMKGVITEETQTDFEDMIGPYCESKWLAEEAAREAAESGDPVVIVRPSIPIGPGDRNMGPPSRMICDFCNGRIKAYLDGYLNFIDVRDVAAGIWIAAQRGEVGRSYLLVHENWTIVDLFRYLSKLVDRPAPQRRIPYTVALTFAYFEEWIRYLFNSRKLPMATVTGVKLTKRILHFNGSRSAEKLDLPPMRDCRTSLLESINWFKNEGKIR encoded by the coding sequence GTGGCTGAAAATAAAAGGAAGGTATTGGTAACTGGAGGGGCCGGTTTTGTGGGTTCGCATCTTGTAAAGATGCTTGTGGATGAAGGCTGCGAGGTAAGAGTACTGGAGAAGCCCGGGGCTCTCACGCATCACCTGCCTTCGGATAGGGTTGAGATTGTTCATGTCGATCTTCGTGACCCTTTGGGAGTAAAAAATGCGGCAGAAGGCTGCCAAGTGGTCTTACATCTAGCGGCGAACCCTAATCTCTGGGCACGAGACTCAGAGGAGTTTGAGCAGGTCAATCACCAAGGGACTCGAAATGTGCTTTCGGCTGCGCGAAAAGCAGGAGCCGGGAGGATAGTGCATGTTTCGACTGAGTCCATACTATCTCCGAAGGGAATGAAAGGTGTCATCACTGAAGAGACTCAAACTGACTTTGAGGATATGATAGGGCCCTATTGTGAGAGTAAGTGGCTAGCTGAAGAGGCAGCCAGAGAGGCTGCGGAATCCGGCGATCCTGTAGTTATTGTCCGTCCGAGTATTCCAATTGGTCCAGGCGATCGGAACATGGGTCCTCCTTCTCGAATGATTTGCGACTTTTGCAATGGGCGAATTAAGGCCTATCTCGATGGGTATCTTAACTTTATTGATGTTAGGGATGTCGCAGCCGGAATCTGGATAGCTGCACAGAGAGGTGAAGTGGGAAGGAGCTATCTCCTGGTCCACGAGAATTGGACGATTGTCGATTTGTTTCGATATCTCTCTAAACTGGTGGATCGTCCTGCGCCCCAGCGGCGGATCCCTTATACCGTTGCGCTGACTTTTGCCTATTTTGAAGAATGGATTCGCTATCTATTCAACTCTCGAAAACTACCGATGGCCACTGTGACTGGGGTAAAGCTAACAAAGCGAATTCTACATTTTAACGGTAGTCGGTCGGCTGAAAAACTAGATTTGCCGCCCATGCGAGACTGTCGTACATCTCTCTTGGAAAGTATCAATTGGTTCAAGAATGAAGGAAAGATCCGTTAA
- the moaA_1 gene encoding GTP 3',8-cyclase, which produces MAGRFNWGIKSLIEKEKKDKHSSSGGREEYAEVSPDSMAGRNLSSFQWIRYGPFLAQIVIVRRCNLSCTYCSEFDKTSEPIASEVLISRFRKLRQLKTWAVCLTGGEPTLHPDLPGLISELKALGVRRRLMITNGYRLTEELIESLNVSGLTDMQISVDGVKPNKITVKTLQPLRKKLELLSKHARFKVVMSGVIGSAPPEEAVEVVRFARDRGFVPRILLIHDSNGQLRLNTEELAAYREVKQMIGPRLEDADRYREKLIRDGVAPFKCRAGARYLYIDEFGIVHWCSQTRGIFSKNLMDYTHDDLREQFHTPKFCNKTCTVGCVRTTSAFDEWRKMD; this is translated from the coding sequence ATGGCTGGCAGATTCAATTGGGGGATAAAGTCCTTGATAGAGAAGGAGAAGAAGGACAAGCATTCGTCCAGTGGAGGAAGAGAAGAGTATGCAGAGGTGTCGCCAGATAGTATGGCTGGCCGTAATTTGAGCTCTTTTCAATGGATCCGATACGGACCGTTCCTAGCGCAAATCGTCATTGTCCGGCGCTGCAATCTCTCTTGTACTTACTGTTCGGAATTCGATAAGACCTCGGAGCCGATAGCATCGGAAGTCTTGATCAGTCGGTTCAGAAAATTACGCCAACTAAAAACCTGGGCGGTTTGCCTAACTGGAGGAGAGCCGACGCTCCACCCTGATTTACCGGGCCTCATTAGCGAGTTGAAAGCCCTTGGTGTACGGCGGCGGCTGATGATTACTAATGGGTATCGGCTTACCGAAGAACTCATAGAATCTCTCAATGTTAGTGGGTTGACTGATATGCAGATTAGCGTCGATGGAGTAAAGCCGAATAAGATCACTGTAAAGACGCTCCAGCCACTCCGAAAGAAACTCGAACTATTAAGCAAACATGCCCGATTCAAAGTGGTGATGAGCGGTGTGATTGGAAGTGCGCCTCCTGAAGAAGCAGTAGAGGTGGTTCGATTTGCCAGGGACCGAGGTTTTGTTCCACGAATCCTCCTTATTCATGATTCTAACGGCCAATTGCGGTTAAATACGGAAGAGTTGGCAGCCTATCGAGAGGTCAAACAGATGATTGGTCCGAGGTTGGAGGATGCTGATCGTTACAGGGAAAAACTTATTCGAGACGGAGTTGCTCCATTCAAATGTCGGGCTGGAGCACGTTATCTCTACATAGACGAATTCGGAATCGTCCACTGGTGCTCTCAAACTCGGGGAATATTCTCCAAGAATTTAATGGACTATACTCATGATGACCTTCGAGAGCAGTTCCATACACCAAAATTTTGCAACAAAACCTGCACTGTGGGTTGTGTCCGTACCACTTCGGCTTTCGATGAGTGGCGAAAAATGGACTAG
- the dhpH gene encoding 2,6-dihydroxypyridine 3-monooxygenase, with the protein MSERGVAQGLRTCIIGGSIAGCAAAIELDRAGCDVTVFERSTGSLKDRGAGIGFPFALVEALQERDIFDTKMAILPIRRRDFYTRSGGGRRVLWEQNFDIAATNWDALYRTLRKRVRDDIYHQGCEVTGFQEREGGTVVELASGQDAVFDLVVCADGYMSTGRSILYPDQGLRYAGYIMWRGLIDEQLINDVTVLEGINIFAVTPLGHLIAYLVPGRNGETEVGQRRLNWGWYVNTPEVDLAKSLTDRNGTIHATSLPAGSVSDERISELHEQALRFLPEFIAEMIIRTGRPFIQAIFDGNIPSYRRGNICLLGDASAVVRPHVAAGATKALYSVMSLTEILKANQSLDTALTFWDDEQRLEGDRLVALAQRMGEALQDGTRDWGRMNERDMSRWWETVIKDQRWYATAAICRDGIADS; encoded by the coding sequence ATGTCAGAAAGAGGAGTAGCCCAAGGATTAAGGACGTGTATAATCGGGGGGTCCATTGCTGGGTGTGCCGCTGCGATAGAACTCGATCGCGCTGGGTGTGATGTTACAGTTTTCGAGCGCTCAACGGGTTCACTAAAGGATCGAGGTGCGGGTATCGGATTCCCATTTGCCCTCGTCGAGGCACTCCAGGAGCGTGACATTTTTGATACTAAAATGGCTATATTACCCATCAGGAGGCGAGATTTCTATACTCGCTCTGGGGGTGGAAGACGTGTTCTTTGGGAGCAAAACTTCGACATTGCTGCAACCAACTGGGATGCACTCTATCGGACTCTGCGTAAACGTGTACGTGACGATATTTATCATCAAGGTTGCGAAGTGACAGGTTTTCAGGAGAGAGAAGGGGGCACCGTAGTCGAACTAGCTTCTGGTCAAGATGCTGTCTTTGATCTTGTCGTTTGCGCCGATGGGTACATGTCGACTGGCCGGAGTATACTATACCCTGACCAAGGACTTCGATATGCTGGATACATAATGTGGCGAGGTTTGATAGATGAGCAGCTTATCAACGACGTTACGGTTCTGGAAGGGATTAATATCTTTGCTGTTACCCCTTTGGGCCATCTCATAGCTTACCTTGTCCCGGGGCGTAATGGCGAAACCGAGGTTGGACAACGGCGACTCAACTGGGGATGGTATGTTAATACGCCTGAAGTCGATTTAGCTAAATCTCTCACCGACCGAAACGGTACAATCCACGCTACTTCATTACCCGCTGGTAGTGTTTCGGATGAGAGGATTTCAGAGCTCCATGAGCAGGCTCTGAGGTTTCTGCCCGAATTTATTGCAGAAATGATTATTCGCACCGGCCGACCGTTTATACAGGCAATATTTGATGGCAATATACCGAGTTACCGAAGGGGTAATATCTGTCTGCTTGGTGATGCATCTGCTGTTGTCCGACCCCATGTTGCGGCTGGAGCTACCAAGGCACTGTATAGTGTTATGTCCCTTACAGAGATCCTTAAGGCTAATCAATCACTGGATACTGCTCTGACCTTTTGGGATGATGAGCAGCGGTTGGAAGGTGATAGGCTGGTTGCATTAGCGCAAAGAATGGGTGAAGCTTTACAGGATGGGACGAGAGATTGGGGAAGGATGAACGAAAGAGACATGAGCCGATGGTGGGAAACCGTCATAAAAGACCAGAGATGGTATGCGACAGCGGCAATATGCCGAGACGGGATAGCTGATTCATGA
- the spsI_1 gene encoding Bifunctional IPC transferase and DIPP synthase: protein METSSQLVVFLWPDELDESVRLDQPILGLPLIRRMVLSAKRAGFDNIWVAVREDREVTKILEGTTVEFKSLDATLDLAGFRRIVFMVGGVLPDATWLKTLLETPLKPDRLYCDTGVAAAIETKKSLKLFPSTRYGRSEEDLGLVFDREIETELLEVDHQGRTLIPSGAGIDKAESWLLERLIKKSDSLIARHFHRRISLAISRHLVSTPISPNLWTIFSVGIGLSSSPYFLSARAIDQFTGALLFLIHAIIDGCDGELARLRFQESRIGMKLDLWGDNLVHSAVFFCMGIGWWIGNQGKWPLLVTAIAIAGVLWTAWLVYRKSVFWARTEIPSFSSVVRTRSSRISKIMDALGNRDFIYLILLLSVFGKVYWILPLTAVGSPIFALVLLYLGRREGEK, encoded by the coding sequence ATGGAGACTTCATCGCAATTGGTTGTTTTTCTTTGGCCCGATGAATTAGATGAGTCGGTTAGACTGGATCAGCCTATACTTGGATTGCCATTAATTCGCCGGATGGTTCTCTCTGCTAAAAGAGCGGGATTTGACAACATCTGGGTGGCCGTGAGAGAGGACCGTGAGGTGACAAAAATCCTGGAGGGGACGACCGTAGAGTTTAAATCGTTGGATGCGACGTTAGATTTGGCTGGATTCAGGAGGATCGTATTCATGGTCGGGGGTGTACTCCCAGACGCCACTTGGCTCAAAACTTTGTTGGAGACACCACTGAAACCAGATCGACTCTATTGTGACACTGGGGTGGCTGCTGCTATCGAAACGAAAAAGTCATTAAAATTGTTTCCGTCGACCCGATATGGGCGAAGCGAAGAGGATCTAGGTCTTGTCTTTGATCGAGAGATTGAGACAGAATTACTTGAGGTAGACCATCAAGGTCGGACCTTGATTCCTAGTGGCGCAGGGATTGATAAGGCCGAGAGCTGGCTCCTCGAGCGATTGATCAAGAAAAGTGATTCCCTTATCGCCCGTCATTTCCATCGTCGAATCTCCTTGGCAATTTCTAGGCATCTTGTATCGACGCCAATCTCACCAAATCTGTGGACAATTTTTAGTGTTGGAATTGGGTTATCGAGTAGCCCGTATTTTCTTTCGGCACGAGCCATAGATCAATTTACTGGTGCACTTCTCTTTCTCATTCATGCGATAATTGACGGATGTGATGGGGAACTAGCGCGGCTTCGGTTTCAGGAGTCACGAATAGGTATGAAGCTCGATCTTTGGGGGGATAATTTAGTACATTCTGCTGTATTTTTTTGTATGGGGATTGGATGGTGGATTGGAAATCAGGGGAAATGGCCATTGCTCGTAACAGCTATTGCAATTGCAGGTGTGTTGTGGACGGCATGGTTAGTGTACCGAAAATCAGTGTTTTGGGCCCGGACCGAAATCCCCTCGTTTTCCTCCGTCGTTAGGACGAGATCGAGTAGAATCTCGAAAATCATGGATGCTTTAGGTAATCGGGATTTTATATATCTTATTCTGCTCCTTTCGGTTTTCGGCAAAGTCTATTGGATTCTGCCCTTGACTGCTGTGGGAAGCCCAATTTTTGCATTGGTACTCCTTTACTTGGGAAGGAGAGAGGGAGAGAAATAG
- the glxR_1 gene encoding 2-hydroxy-3-oxopropionate reductase, which translates to MPSSETVGFIGTGVMGRSMANHLLDAGYPVSVYNRTKERANSLFEKGAVWRNSPGEVAASSSVVITIVGFPNDVESVYLSENGIVENANSGSLLIDMTTSSPVLAQKISQSAAAKGVDTLDAPVSGGDIGAREARLSIMVGGEEQAFDRAKPLFDCMGKNIMLMGSAGAGQHTKMSNQIAIASGMIGICESMIYAKQSGLDPARVVQCIESGAAGSWSLSNLAPRFLKGNFDPGFFVKHFIKDMKIAIEVAEDMKLDLPGLALAKRLYEQVVSEGGEDFGTQALYKIYDR; encoded by the coding sequence ATGCCAAGTAGCGAGACCGTAGGATTCATTGGAACTGGAGTTATGGGCCGTAGCATGGCTAACCATCTCCTCGACGCAGGCTACCCTGTAAGCGTCTATAATCGCACCAAGGAAAGGGCAAACTCTCTCTTTGAAAAAGGTGCAGTCTGGAGAAATTCTCCTGGAGAAGTTGCCGCATCCTCCTCTGTTGTCATTACTATCGTTGGCTTTCCCAATGATGTTGAATCAGTCTACCTCAGCGAAAATGGGATTGTAGAAAATGCGAATTCGGGATCGCTCCTCATTGATATGACTACTTCAAGTCCGGTCCTTGCTCAAAAGATCTCGCAATCAGCAGCCGCCAAGGGAGTCGACACGCTTGACGCGCCAGTTTCAGGAGGTGACATCGGGGCTCGCGAAGCTCGTCTTTCTATAATGGTTGGCGGCGAAGAGCAGGCCTTTGACCGGGCCAAGCCTCTTTTTGACTGCATGGGAAAAAATATCATGCTGATGGGATCGGCTGGAGCCGGCCAACACACTAAAATGAGCAACCAGATCGCTATTGCCTCAGGAATGATTGGGATTTGCGAATCGATGATCTACGCGAAGCAATCTGGGCTTGATCCCGCACGCGTTGTTCAATGCATTGAGAGCGGTGCTGCTGGCAGCTGGTCGCTAAGTAATCTAGCTCCTCGCTTCCTCAAAGGTAATTTTGACCCCGGTTTTTTCGTCAAACACTTCATAAAGGATATGAAGATTGCGATCGAAGTGGCCGAAGACATGAAACTTGATCTTCCAGGTCTCGCCCTCGCTAAGAGACTCTACGAACAAGTTGTATCAGAAGGTGGTGAAGACTTTGGCACTCAAGCGCTCTACAAAATCTATGACCGCTGA